A single region of the Salvia miltiorrhiza cultivar Shanhuang (shh) chromosome 8, IMPLAD_Smil_shh, whole genome shotgun sequence genome encodes:
- the LOC131001441 gene encoding PLAT domain-containing protein 3-like: MEIKRLSFNLLILFSFIIYTNANAWDCVYSIYVETGNVPSGGTSSNITIFLSDNSKAQLPIVNLKDWGLMGPTHDYFGHGEVDLFAGKGPCLPGPVCSLIIVLDGYDSWYCDFINVTTVGVAQSCSQKHFVVKKWLDVNKGSAVILQDECSDDDDDDDDDSLKKQV; the protein is encoded by the exons ATGGAAATCAAACGTCTCAGCTTCAATCTCCTCATCCttttctccttcatcatctACACAAAT GCAAATGCGTGGGATTGTGTTTACAGCATTTACGTGGAAACGGGCAATGTCCCATCGGGCGGAACAAGCTCTAACATAACCATCTTCCTAAGCGACAACAGCAAGGCCCAACTGCCCATCGTGAATCTGAAGGATTGGGGCTTAATGGGCCCCACCCACGACTACTTTGGGCACGGGGAAGTGGACCTCTTCGCCGGAAAAGGGCCGTGTTTACCTGGGCCCGTATGCAGCCTCATAATCGTGCTAGACGGCTACGATAGTTGGTATTGCGACTTTATCAACGTAACAACCGTAGGCGTTGCGCAATCGTGTTCGCAGAAGCATTTCGTGGTGAAGAAATGGCTTGATGTCAACAAGGGATCCGCAGTCATTCTTCAAGATGAGTGTTcagatgacgatgatgatgatgatgatgatagtcTTAAAAAACAGGTTTAA
- the LOC131001429 gene encoding protein SCO1 homolog 2, mitochondrial — protein sequence MPLLSKAVFAAKNHAESSLQVFKGFGLSKRFFSSMSRRPASKNLSSHPLTKQTMVADHEGLNCFTKYGLSNRYYCSKTRSTNSIKTSPLPEQAGTNWRSFLIPGLALGGIGGLFCLVHYNDERRAVLKGKGVKFERSAFQGPIIGGPFSLIDTEGRLVTEKNLLGNWVLLYFGYTSSPDVGPAELRKMANAINILESKQNIKVLPIFVTIDPQRDTPSHLRAYIQEFDSRIVGLTGPAAAIRQMAQEYRVFFRKVDEEGDDYLIESSHNMYLMNPGMEVSRSFGIEYNAEELSEAVAKEIKKTAIAEPRI from the exons ATGCCATTGCTATCTAAAGCTGTCTTCGCTGCCAAAAACCATGCGGAATCATCTCTCCAGGTTTTCAAAGG GTTTGGTTTGTCAAAGAGATTTTTCTCATCAATGTCCAGAAGGCCCGCCTCAAAAAATTTATCTTCTCATCCATTGACTAAACAAACAATGGTGGCAGATCATGAGGGTCTGAACTGTTTCACGAA GTATGGTTTATCTAACAGATACTATTGTAGCAAAACAAGGTCCACAAACAGTATTAAGACTTCTCCGTTACCTGAACAAGCTGGGACTAACTGGAGATCTTTTCTAATT CCTGGTTTGGCTTTAGGTGGAATTGGTGGGTTGTTTTGTCTCGTTCACTATAATGATGAAAGGAGAGCTGTGCTTAAAG GCAAGGGTGTAAAATTTGAGCGAAGTGCCTTTCAAGGGCCGATAATAGGTGGCCCTTTTAGTTTAATTGATACAGAAGGTCGGCTTGTGACTGAAAAGAATCTTCTGGGGAATTGGGTTCTTCTTTATTTCGGCTATACTTCCTCCCCTGATGTTGGGCCTGCAGAACTGCGAAAGATGGCCAACGCAATTAATATCTTAG AATCGAAGCAGAATATCAAGGTCTTGCCCATATTTGTCACTATTGACCCTCAGCGGGACACCCCCTCACATCTTCGTGCTTATATTCAAG AATTTGACTCAAGAATAGTGGGTTTGACTGGACCAGCTGCTGCAATAAGGCAAATGGCTCAAGAATACCGGGTGTTCTTTAGAAAGGTTGATGAAGAAGGAGATGATTATCTCATAGAGTCTTCTCACAACAT GTACTTGATGAACCCGGGTATGGAGGTCTCGAGATCCTTTGGCATCGAGTATAACGCCGAGGAACTGTCGGAGGCCGTAGCCAAAGAGATCAAGAAAACTGCAATTGCTGAGCCACGCATTTGA
- the LOC131001415 gene encoding inactive TPR repeat-containing thioredoxin TTL3-like gives MGDNAPAHKHSGCGLFHLVFGRRNIQPRRSTSTGSLPSAPLSRVSRYPSTPSRKIRNDDKIIERPGKRHAISHQHHNPTAHNINAAAHTNARKAPQAGPGFGLSGELESMITDYQRTSRGGGAGLVRASSSNLMLFGNLGNLRQGGNGNAAAAENPKYSTSVMGNVVAKPVSLCRALSTRMDPEELKMLGNEDYRNGRFAEALSLYDAAISIDPDKASYRSNKSAALVALGKLLEAALECREAIRIDPFYQRAHNRLALIYLRLGEAERALYHFKQAGSDADPDAINRANQVLIHLNKCTDAKRHRDWTTLLKESVLAVDAGADSAPSIFGLRAEALLKMNKHGEAIETMEKSPKFEVDLCTKFFGPIGSSSLLVFQSEVHLVAGRFDESVAAAEAAAKLDPKSKEASAVLRKARAVAAARCNGNELFKAARYSEACIAYGEGLSHDPHNALLLCNRGACRSKLGQFQKAVDDCNAALKVRPSYSKARLRRADCYAKIGKWAACVEDCEALLRENPENEEIVRMMKEAEVQLRKGGAAQDLNGAGGEAAGLLVVASSEHFRDFVASSGVCVVLFSTKTVDSKILQVVEQLYERYPWVKFLKVEVEDHPSLAKSQGLNSFPAFIIYTNGSRATEIAGDKFDLLERSIKGHIRS, from the exons ATGGGAGACAACGCTCCAGCTCACAAACACTCCGGCTGCGGCCTCTTCCACCTCGTCTTCGGGCGCCGCAACATACAGCCGCGGCGCTCCACCTCCACCGGCTCCCTCCCCTCCGCCCCCCTCAGCCGCGTCTCCCGTTACCCCAGCACCCCCTCCCGGAAAATCCGAAACGACGATAAAATCATCGAACGTCCCGGCAAACGCCACGCCATTTCCCATCAGCACCATAATCCCACAGCTCACAACATCAATGCCGCCGCCCACACCAATGCAAGAAAAGCCCCGCAGGCCGGGCCGGGATTCGGGCTCTCTGGCGAGCTGGAGAGCATGATCACGGACTACCAGCGGACGtccagaggcggcggcgccggctTGGTCCGTGCGTCGTCCAGCAATCTCATGCTATTCGGCAACTTGGGAAACCTCCGGCAGGGCGGAAACGGCAATGCCGCGGCGGCGGAGAACCCCAAATACTCGACGAGCGTGATGGGGAACGTGGTGGCGAAGCCCGTGTCCCTGTGCCGGGCCCTGTCGACGAGAATGGACCCGGAAGAGCTGAAGATGCTCGGCAACGAAGACTACCGCAACGGCAGATTCGCAGAAGCTCTGTCGCTTTACGACGCCGCCATCTCCATCGACCCCGACAAGGCCTCCTACAGGAGCAACAAGAGCGCCGCCCTCGTCGCCCTCGGGAAGCTTCTAGAAGCCGCCCTCGAGTGCCGAGAGGCCATCCGCATTGACCCCTTCTATCAACGAGCTCACAACAGATTGGCCCTTATTTATCTCAG ATTGGGGGAGGCTGAGAGGGCTCTCTACCATTTCAAGCAGGCCGGCTCCGACGCCGACCCCGACGCCATCAACAGAGCTAACCAAGTTCTCATTCATTTGAATAAATGCACCGACGCCAAGAGGCACAGAGATTGGACCACTCTGTTGAAGGAATCGGTTCTAGCTGTAGACGCAGGCGCCGATTCTGCGCCGTCG ATATTTGGATTGCGAGCTGAGGCGTTGTTGAAGATGAACAAGCATGGAGAAGCCATTGAAACAATGGAGAAAAGCCCGAAATTCGAGGTGGATCTGTGCACGAAGTTCTTCGGGCCAATCGGAAGCTCGAGCTTGCTGGTGTTCCAATCTGAGGTTCACTTAGTTGCAGGAAGGTTTGATGAAAGTGTGGCAGCAGCAGAGGCAGCAGCCAAGCTGGACCCGAAGAGCAAGGAGGCGAGTGCGGTGCTGAGGAAGGCTCGGGCGGTGGCAGCGGCGAGGTGCAATGGCAACGAGCTGTTTAAGGCAGCGAGGTATTCGGAGGCGTGCATTGCATATGGCGAAGGGCTGAGCCATGATCCGCACAATGCACTTCTGTTGTGCAACAGAGGCGCGTGCAGGTCGAAGCTGGGGCAGTTCCAGAAGGCCGTGGACGACTGCAACGCGGCGCTTAAGGTTCGCCCTTCCTACAGCAAGGCCAGGTTGAGACGAGCTGATTGCTATGCCAAG ATTGGGAAATGGGCGGCTTGCGTGGAGGACTGCGAGGCGTTGTTGAGGGAGAATCCGGAAAATGAGGAGATCGTGAGGATGATGAAGGAGGCGGAGGTGCAGTTGAGGAAGGGCGGCGCCGCTCAGGATTTGAACGGTGCTGGCGGGGAAGCTGCTGGCTTGCTTGTGGTGGCCAGCAGTGAGCATTTTAGGGACTTTGTGGCTTCTTCTG GTGTTTGTGTTGTTCTGTTCTCTACCAAGACAGTAGACTCCAAAATCTTGCAAGTTGTAGAGCAACTCTATGAGAGATATCCATGGGTGAAATTTCTCAAG GTGGAGGTGGAAGATCACCCTTCCTTAGCAAAATCCCAAGGGCTAAACTCATTTCCGGCCTTCATAATCTACACGAATGGATCCAGAGCCACTGAGATTGCAGGAGACAAGTTTGATTTGTTAGAGAGATCAATCAAAGGTCACATCAGATCATAA